Sequence from the Clostridium butyricum genome:
TGGAAGTTATAGTATTTCTGATGGAAGATATGCTTATGGAGTAGTATGTGTTAAAAATAATATTGTAGAATATGTTGAAAATGGCGCTGAAAAAGATACATCAGAAAAAAATATAAGACAAATTGCAGGAGAACTTAAGGGCGCTTTAAGAGCTGCACTTTATGCTTTAGATAAAGGTGAAAAAAAAGTGGTGATTTTTCATGACTATGAAGGTATTGCTAACCATGCCACAGGTGCATGGTCAAGAAATGAACAATCATCAGTTGAATATCATAGGCAGATGCAGGAATTAATGAAAAATGGTTTAGAAATAATTTTTGTAAAGGTAGATAGTCATACAGGAGATTTATTTAATGAACTTGTAGATGAAAAATGCAAGGAGCCTTTAGGAATACAATCAGATAAGATAGTAGAAAAGCATCTTATATGTGATAAAATTTATGTAACCAATACAAATATAAAAGAAGCGATACTTACTCTTGCACCAAATTCTGGCGATAATATAGTTGTAATGGACACTAATATGGACTTTAATGGAATTTCAAATCATTCGGTTTGCACAAATGTATCTAAAGAAGTAGATGCGGAATCTGATGATGAATCAAGGTACTTTGAAATTACAGAATTATATAAAATTAATCCTATTCAGGCAAAGAAAAAGATTTCTAAAATGCTAAGCAAAGATAAAGAGAAATTTATTTTATATCTTTTAGAATTAAAATAAATTTTAATATTTAGTGAATAACTTTTTTAATAATACATAACCTACTTTTAGAACATTTATCTAAAATAAAATAAAAAGAGGTGTTTTGTAGTGTGTAAGTTTATTAAAGGAATGGTTATGGGAGCAGTAGTTGGAGCAGCATTTGAGATGATGATGTTTCCACAAATGGATAGAAGAGCTCAAAGAAGCATGAGAAGAATGGGAGACAGAATGAGACATATGGCAGGTTGTACATATGATGGAGTATGTGACTGGATAAAATAAGTACATATGTGTTAAAAAATACTGGAATTTCAAATTTCAGTATTTTTTTTATTTTTCTTTAATTAAATAGTTGATAAAGTAAATAAAAATAGTAAAAAAAAGATTATGAATTGGATAATAAAATTAAATTATATAAAATATAGAAAAAAGTTCAGAAATTCATGCAGTTTTTTATAAATTTATGTTATAATTAAGGAAAAATACATTAACATAATTAAATAATTTGTTGAATAGAGAAGGATTAAAAAAATGGAAATTCTATCATTGGGAGAAAAAATTAAAAGAAGAAGAAAACAACTTAATATGACCTTAAAGGATTTAGCTAAGGACAGAATAACTCCAGGGCAGATAAGTTTAGTTGAATCAGGACGTTCCAATCCATCAGTAGATTTACTTGAGTATTTAGCATCTACTCTAAATACAACAGTTGAGTATCTTATGGAGTCTGAAGAAAGTCAGGCAGAAAAAATTAGCATTTATTATGAACAAGTAGGGGAATCTTGTATATTAAATGGAGATTATGAAAAAGGACAGAGATATATCGACAATGCTTTATATTATTCAGAGAAATATAATCTAGAATATAGAAAAGCTAAAATATTTTTTATTACTGCTGAATCATATATGCTCAGAAGAGATTTTCCCATGGCTCAAAAGTTTTTTCTATCATCAAATGTAATTTTTGTTAAGAACAATAATTATGAAGAAATAATAAAAACATTTTTAAATTTAGCTGATATAGCGCTAGAACTTAAAGCATATCATTCTGCAAGTAGTTATTTAAAACAAGCAGAAATGGTGTATAATGATAATGAGGTTGTAGATGATTTTCTAATTGGTGAGATTCATTACAATATGTCAAGAACATATTTTGACGTAGAAGATTTAGAGTCAGCATTAAAATATGCATATAAGGCGAAAGAAAAATTTGAACAGATATACAATGATGATTATTATGCAAGAAATTTATTTTCACTTGCAGAAGATTACAATAAAAAAGGTGATATATTAAATGCTCTTAAATATTCAAAGAAGACACTACAGGTTTATAAAAAAATAGAGCATAATAGAAACATAGTGAATATTGAACGTAATCTAGGAAGAATTTTTTATGAATTAGATGAATTAGATGAGTCATTTAAACATTATGAGGTGTCTAAAAATGTGAGCATACAAAATCGCATTGGTTGTACTAATGATACGTTAATAGATATATGCAAAAATTATTTGAAATTAAAGAATACTAAAAAGTGTGAAAAGATTTTAAATGATATTGAAAATAGTCTTACAGAAAAAGATGTAGACAGAAAAATACAATGTCAGTTAATAAGATATACTATGTTTAATATAGATGAAAGTGTAGAGGATGCAGAAAATGTGTTAAAGAATACTTATACTTTTGCAAAAGAAAATGGAAGATTAGCTAAAGCGGGGGAATTAGCTATGAGGGTTGGTAAATATTTCATGGATAAGAAGAATGAACAGGAAGCTGCATATTATCTAAATGAAGGAATAGAGTTATTTAGACAAGCTGAAGAAGTGAAAACTAATAAATAAAAATGGGTGATATACTATGGAAATACTATCTACTGGTGAAAAAATAAAGAGGGCTAGAATATTTAAAGGAATTACTTTGAAAGAGCTATGTGAAGACAAAATTTCAATAGCAAAAATGAGCTGTATTGAAAATGGAAAAGCCAAAGCTGACAGAGAATTGCTTGAATATATAGCAAAAAAAATAGAAATAGATTTAGATTATCTTGTTGAAGATGTTTATGAACAGATAATCAATAATTTGGCTTTAATTAAAAAAAATATTTCATCTGATGATGATGTTGAAGAAAAACTTAAAGATAATTTAGCTTATGCAGCTCAATATGGATATTACAATTTAGCATTTGAACTTATACACATTTTGTTTACATATTATATTGAAGAAAATAAAATTGAAAATATTCAATTAATAGTTTCTGAATACTATGATTTGTATCAAAGAGATAACACAGAGGAAAACACTATAATATATTTTAAAGATATGGCAAGATATCTTTTATATAATGAAGAGTATATTGAAGCAATATCTTATTATGGAAAGCTTCGAGAAATGATGCTTCAAAAAGAAGACTATGATAAAGCAGAATATTGTGTTATAGCATATAATGAGGCTATATGTTACCAAAATATTGGTAAATTTAAAGAAGCTTATGATATTTTAAGCAGTATCATAGAATATGTTGAAGAGTTAAAATCATATGAAGTAAAAGGAAAAATATATCATATATATACAAATGTATGTATAAAATTAAGAAAAGATGGCGTTGAAGAATATAAGAAGAGGGCTTATCAATATGAAAAGCATAATCTTATTTCGTTAGCTAGATCATATGGGGATTATGGAAAATATTATTTTGCAGTAGGCGAAAAAGAAAAAGCAATAGCAGAAATTGAATCAGGAATAAATACATTTCCAAAGGATAATAAAGAGAAGTATGTTGAGTTTTTAAATTCATGTATAGAGATATTAATTGCAAATAATGAATATATTGTGGCATATGAAATAACAGAAGATGCATTAAATATGGCAATAATTACAGACAATATAAGATTAATAGAAAGATCTTACTATTTAAAAGGAACAATACTTCAAAAACTGGACAAGTATGAAGAAGCTGAGAAATATATGAATTTATCTTTAGATTCACTATTTAAATTTGGGTCAAGAGAAGAAAGAAAAAATAGATATATTGATATGGCAAATTTGTATTATAAACTTGGTGCAACATTAGATTCATTAAAATACTTTAATCTTGCACTAACTGTAGATAAAAAAATATAAAAAAACAAAGAGTCAGAATAAAATCTGACTCTTTGTTTTTTCAATGAAACGCTTATATTTAATAATTTATTTATCATGATTTGATGTATCAGTTGTATTTTTACTGCTTACCACAGTTTTAAATATATCAATAAAATCTTTAACATCCACTTTTTTATCATTATTAGTAGTATCATTAGGAGTAGTGGAATTTTTCTTAATGAATGATTTTATTACTTCTGAAATATCAATTCCAGTTAAATCATTAATTACTTCAAAACCTGAACCTGCAACATCGGTTACAGTTTTTGATATTTTAGATGTACTGTTTCCATTACTACCAGTATCGATTACTGTGATTTTATCAATATTAGACATAGGTTTAGAAATTTCACTCATAATTTCAGGTAGTTTAGAAATAAGCATTTCAACAATAGCAGCTTCCCCATACTTAGCCATAGCATCAGCAAGTCTATCTTTTGCTTCAGCTTCAGCTATTCCTTTAGCTTTTATAGAGAGCGCTTCGGCTTCTCCACGTGCTTTAATTGCTTCAGCATCAGCAAGTGCTTCAATTTTTTTTGCTTCAGCTTTTGCAAATGCCTCAATTCTTATTTTTTCAGCTTCGGCCTCAGCTTCTTTTATAGATTGTACTTTTTGAGCTTCAGCATAAATTTCAATTTTACGTTTTTCTGCATTTGCTGGTTTTTCAACTTTTGCAACAAGTTCTTTTTCAACTCTTATAGCTTCTTGTTCGGCAAGAATAGCTTTTTGCTTTTCTACTTCAGATTGTTTTTCTATTTCTTTTAAGCTATAGGCTATATCAGCTTCAGCTTTAGCTTTATCTTGTTCAGCTCTATATTGTTCAACTCTATATTGTTCAACTTTGATTCTTTTATCTCTTTCGGCAGAAGCTACTTCAGCATCAGCGGCTAATTTTACTTTTTGACCTTCTCGTACAGCTTCAGCTGTCTTTATATCAGTATCTCTTTTTCGTTCAGCTTCAGCTACTTCGGCATCAGCCTTTGATTGTGCAACTTGTGGCCTAGCTCTATTTTCTAGATATCCGCCTTGCGTTGAAATCTGAAGGATAGAGTATGAAATAAGCTGTAATCCCATTTCACTAAGTTCACGCTTTATATCTTCTTCTACTTTTTTTTCAAAAGCATAACGATCGTTGTTTATCTGTTCTACAGTCATTGTAGATACAATTCCTCTTAAACGTCCTTCTAAAACAGGCTCTACCATAGCACGTATTACATCAGTAGTATTTTTGGCATTCCCATTACAAAATTGTTCAACGGCTTTATAGATACTATCAATTTTATTTTCTACTTTTACTACTGCGGTACCAGTAACATCCACAAATATACCTTGTTGAGAAGGAGCTTCTTTAACGTCAGTAGTCATTGAAATATTTTCTAAGGATACTATACATGACGTTTCAAAAAAAGGTATTATAAAGCCACCCTTTCCAGTAAGAACTCTTTTCTTTAAACCAGTAATAACCATAGCTTTATCTGCAGGAACTTTTCGCCAGAATAAAATTACAGCGATAATTAATATTAGAATAAATACTAATATTAGATTTTGTAATAATATATCAACAAGAAACATTTAAACTTCACCTCAAACATAGTTGTTAATTAATGTTTATTTTTAAAACTAAAAATAAATTACAAAAAATCTCAAATAAACTTTGACTTTCTTTGACCTTTGTATTATTATAGATGTAGGGAAGAAAATATTAATGTTTTGATTAATATTTATTCCTAGAAATAAGGCGAATATAAAAGGTATTTATATTTAATGATATAATTACTTTTTAATTCTTAACCTTAATTGAATTTATATACTAAAAAATATATGTTTGGAAAAAATAATAACACATTATAAAAATAAGTAATATGTGTATTTGAGGAGGAAAAAATATGAATGTTGATAAAATGACTTTAAGAGTACAACAAGCACTAAATGATGCAAATGCAACTGCAGTAAAGTACACTAATTCACAAATAGATTTGATTCATCTTTTTTCTGCATTAGTTGAACAGGAAGATGGATTAGTTCCAAATATCTTTACTAAGATGGGAGTGCCTGTTAAAAATTTAATCAGTTCAATAAATGCTGAATTAGATAGACTTCCAAAGGTTACAGGTGAAGGATTAGGAAATGTATATATAACAAGAAAAGTAGATGAAGTTTTAGTTAAGGCAGAAGAAATTTCAAAAAAATTTGAAGATTCTTATGTAAGTGTTGAGCATTTAATGCTTGCAATTATGGATGTAGGAAAAAATACAGATGTTGAAAAGATATTGAAGCAATATGGCGTAACAAAAGATAGTTTTTTAAAAGTGCTTTCAGAAGTAAGGGGAAGTCAAAGAGTAGAAACTCAAGATCCTGAAGGAACTTATGATGCACTTGCGAAATATGGTACTAATTTAACAGATCTTGCTAAAAAGCATAAATTAGACCCTGTTATAGGAAGAGATGAAGAAATTAGAAGAACAATAAGAATTCTTTCAAGAAGAACAAAAAATAATCCAGTTCTTATTGGTGAACCTGGTGTAGGTAAGACTGCTATTGTTGAAGGTTTAGCTGAAAGAATAGTAAGAGGAGATGTACCAGAAGGATTAAAAGATAAAATAATTTTTTCACTTGATATGGGCGCATTAATTGCAGGAGCTAAATATAGAGGTGAATTTGAAGAAAGATTAAAAGCAGTTTTAAAAGAAGTTTCTAATAGTGATGGAAGGATATTATTATTCATTGATGAAATTCATACTATTGTTGGAGCAGGTAAAACTGATGGAGCAATGGATGCTGGTAATTTAATTAAGCCTCTTCTTGCAAGGGGAGAGCTACACTGTTTAGGAGCTACAACTTTTGATGAATATAGACAATATATTGAAAAAGATAAAGCTCTTGAAAGAAGATTTCAACCAGTAATTGTTGATGAGCCTAGTGTTGATGATACAATTGCAATATTAAGAGGGTTAAAAGAAAGATTTGAAATACATCATGGTATTAGAATACATGATTCAGCTATAGTTGCAGCTGCAAAGCTTTCTGATAGATATATACAAGATAGATATATGCCTGATAAAGCAATTGATCTTATTGATGAGGCTGGAGCTATGATAAGGTCAGAAATAGATTCACTTCCAACTGAATTAGATATTGTAAGAAGAAAAATCTTTAAATTAGAAATAGAAAAAGAAGCTTTATCTAAGGAGAAGGATGAAGGATCAAAGAAAAGACTATCTGATGTGGAAAAAGAACTAGCAGAATTAAAAGAAAAAAATGATGAAATGACTGCTAAATATACTAAAGAAAAAGAAAATATAACATCAATTAAGACATTAAAGAGCCAGTTAGATGAAGCAAGAGGAAAAATAGAAGAAGCTCAAAGAAACTTTGATTATAACAAAGTTGCTGAAATTCAATATAGTGTAATTCCTAAAATAGAAGAGGAAATAAAAGCAAAAGAAGCCGCTACTAAGGAAAATTATGAAGGAGCGTTATTAAAGGAAGAAGTTACTGAAGAAGAAGTTTCACAAGTACTTGCAAAGTGGACTGGAATTCCTGTATCAAGATTACTTGAAGGTGAAAGGGAAAAATTATTGAGACTTGAAGAAGATATGAGCAAACGTGTAATAGGTCAGGGAGAAGCTGTTGAAACTGTTACTAATGCAATACTAAGAGCAAGAGCAGGACTTAAAGATGTTAATAGGCCTATAGGATCATTTATATTCCTTGGACCTACTGGTGTTGGTAAAACAGAACTTGCTAAAACTTTAGCGAGAAATCTATTTGATAGTGAAGAAAATATTATACGTATTGATATGTCTGAATATATGGAGAAGCATTCTGTATCTAGATTAGTTGGAGCGCCTCCTGGATATGTAGGATATGACGAAGGCGGTCAATTAACTGAAGCAGTAAGAAGGAACCCTTATAGTGTAATTTTATTTGATGAAATAGAAAAAGCTCATGATGATGTATTTAATATATTCTTACAAATATTAGATGATGGTAGATTAACAGACAATAAAGGTAAAACTGTTGATTTTAAAAATACAATAATTATTATGACTTCAAATATTGGAAGTGAGTATTTGTTAGAAAATAAGAATGAAGATCATGTTGAAGATGAGATTAAATCTAAAGTAATGACCATATTGAAAAGCAGATTTAAACCAGAATTTTTAAATAGAGTTGATGATATTATAATGTTTAAACCATTGACTGAATCTGGAATAAAGAAAATTATAGATATTTTCTTAAAAGATGTTGCAAGAAGATTAAAGGATAAAAATATCATTATTGAGGTCACAGATGAAGCTGAAACATTAATGGCAAGGGAAGGTTATGATCCTCATTATGGTGCAAGACCACTTAAGAGATATATCCAGAATACTTTAGAAAACAGACTTGCTAGGATGATAATAAAAGGTGAGCTTACTTATGGTTCTAAGGTGAAAATTGATGGAAAAGATGATGAAATAACAATAACTCCAATTCCAACTGTTGCACATTTAAATTAAATAATATGAAAAATGGCTTCTCAAATAGAGAGCCATTTTTTCTATTGTATTAGTAATAAAAATAGAAAATATTTATGTGTAGATAAATTTAACAATAACATAATTATGAAATAGTTATATATAATATTATTGAAAAAAACACTTAAGAGGAGTAATATAAAATTACAATACTGGAAAATTTATAAAGGGAGAGATGGTTATATGAAAAAATTAATTAACAATCCTGAAAACGTTTTGAATGATATGATTGAAGGTCTTGTAGCAGCCTATCCACAATACCTAAGAAAACTAGATGATTTTAATGTTGTTGTAAGAACTTCAAAGTCAGATGGAAAAGTAAGTCTAGTAAGTGGTGGTGGAAGTGGTCATGAGCCAGCGCATGCCGGATATGTTGGTAAGGGTATGCTTGATGGTGCAGTTTGTGGAGAGGTATTTACATCACCAACACCAGATCAAGTTTATGAAGCAATTAAAGCAACTGATAATGGAAATGGCGTCTTACTTGTAATTAAAAACTATACTGGAGATGTAATGAATTTTGAAATGGCTAAAGAGATGGCTGAGATGGATGGCATAAAAGTAGAGCAGATTATTGTAAATGATGATGTTGCTGTTGAAAATAGTTTATATACAGCAGGAAGAAGAGGAATTGCTGGTACAGTTTTTGTTCATAAAATAGCTGGAGCAAAAGCTGAAGGTGGTGCAAGTTTACAAGAAGTAAAAGATATTGCTGAAAGAGTAGTTAAAAATGTACGTTCTATGGGAATGTCACTATCATCATGTATAGTTCCAGCTGCTGGAAAAGCTAATTTTACTCTTGGAGATGATGAAATAGAAATAGGTATGGGGATACATGGTGAGCCAGGAGTTTATAGAAAGAAAATTTCAACTGCCGATGATATAGCACAAGAATTATTGGACAAGATATTAGATGATATAGAGATAAATAAGAACGATGAAGTTGCTATTATTATCAATGGTTTAGGTTCAACACCTAATATGGAATTATACATTATAAATAAAAAAGTAAATGAAATTTTAACTGAGAAAGGAATTAAAATTCATAAAACATTTATAGGTGAATTTATGACGTCTTTAGAAATGGCAGGATGTTCAGTATCTTTATTAAAGTTAGATGATGAATTAAAGGAATTACTTGATGCAAAAGCTGATACACCAGGATTTAAAGTTATATAAGTTTAAAAACATAAAATAATTTATGGAGGATAATATTATGGTTAAGGGCAAAGAGTTAAAGGAAATATTAACTTGTATATCAGATGTTATAGATGAAAATAAGCTTTATCTTAGTGAACTTGATGCAGCAATTGGTGATGGTGACCATGGGCTAAATCTTCACAAAGGATTTAAAGCTATAACTGAAAAGATTAAAGATATGCCAGAAAATGATGTGGGATTAATACTAAAAACTTGTGGTATGACTTTGGTGAGTACTGTTGGTGGAGCATCAGGACCATTGTATGGAACAGCATTTATGAAAGCATCAACAGTAGTTAATAAAAAAGAAAGCATAGATATTAATGATTTTGTTAATATGCTTAATGAAGCACTTGAGGGAATAAAGATGAGAGGTAAATCAGTTGAAGGTGAAAAAACTATGATTGATACATTATCACCAGCCCTTGAAGCTTCTAAAAAGGCATTAGAAGAAGGAAAAAGCTATGAAGATGTTCTTTCTGCTTTGATTAAGAAAGCAAAAGAGGGAATGGAAAATACAAAAAATATAATAGCAACTAAGGGTAGAGCAAGTTACTTAAAAGAGAGAAGTCTTGGACATAAAGATGCAGGGGCAACATCAATGTATCTTATTTTAAATACAATAGTTGAGAAGAGTATTTAATAAAAAAGGATGGATATAGTATGGTAGGGATAGTGTTGGTTTCTCATAGCAGTAAATTAGCTGAGGGGGTTAAGGAGATAGCTATTCAAATGACTCCAGATATTAAAATAGAAACAGCTGGAGGAACATGTGATGGAAGAATTGGAACAGATATGAACAAAATAAGTACTGCTATAAATAATGTATATAGTGAGGATGGTGTAGCAGTTTTCTTTGATCTTGGAAGTGCACTTATGAATACAGAAATGGCAATTGAATTTTTAGATGATGATATTAAGAAGAATATTCATATTATTGATGCACCTATTGTGGAAGGTGCAGTTGTAGGTGCTGTAAATGCAAGTATGAATAAAAGTATTGATGAAATTATATCAGCACTAAAAGATATTAGAATAAATAAAATACAGTAACAAGAATATGGTATATATTTTCGAGAGTTCTGAGTTAATCAGGACTCTTTATTTTTGTGCAGAAATATAGTGTGGTTATGTAAATGTTTTAAGTGTTTTATTGACTAACATATAGCTTAGTACTAGTAAAATTCATGAATTTCAATCTTAACAAAATCTTAATTCTATTATAAAAACCCTAACACCACCCTAATATTTTTAGTGGTAAACTTAGTTCATCAAAAGAGAAGGGGGAAGTTAAATGAATATAATGATTGGATTAATAGGAATAATATCAGTTATATATTTTATTTACTTAGCAAATATATTATTAAGGGGTGACAAGTAATGATGAGTTTGATATTACAATATGGAGTTTATCTTTTGATATTAGTAGTATTAGCAATACCACTTGGAAATTACATTGGTAAAGTAATGAATGGAGAAAGGGTGTTTTTATCAAAGATATTAGTACCGTGTGAATCTTTTATATATAAAGTTTTACATGTGGATAAAAATGAGGATATGGGATGGAAAAAGTATTCTTTTTCTATTATAGCTTTTTCATTGATTAGTTTAGTGATATTATTTTTTATTCATTTATGCCAAGGATTTTTACCATTAAATCCTGAAAACATAAAAGGGACAAGCTTAGATTTAGCATTTAACAATGCAATCAGTTTTGTTACTAACACAAACTGGCAGGCATATTCAGGTGAAAGTTCACTTAGTTATTTTACACAAATGATAGGACTTACAGTTCAAAATTTTGTTTCACCAGCAGTTGGTATGTGTGTGTTATTTGCATTGATAAGAGGCTTCTTTAGAGTAAATGCAAAAGGTATAGGAAATTTTTGGACAGATATTACAAGATCAATATTATATGTGTTAATTCCACTTTCAGTAGTACTTTCTTTAGTATTGGTATCTCAAGGAGTAGTTCAAAATTTTAGATCATATGACACAGTTTCTTTAGTTGAACCAATAACTCTTGATGATGGAACCGTAGTAACTGAAGAAATAGTTCCGCAAGGGCCGGCAGCAAGTCAAATTGCCATAAAACAATTAGGAACAAATGGTGGTGGGTTCTTTGGTGTGAATTCAGCACATCCACTTGAAAATCCAAATGTATTAACTAATTTATTTGAAATGATATCTATATTATTGATTCCAGCAGCACTATGTTTCACTTTTGGAAGAAATATAAAGGATAAGAGACAGGGAATTGCAATATTTGTAGCAATGGGAATAATGCTTGTAGTTGCAATGGGAATAATAGGAGTAAATGAGCAAAATGCTACTCCGCAGTTAGCGATGAATGGACAAGTTGATATTTCTACAATTAATCAACCTGGTGGAAATATGGAAGGAAAGGAATCTAGATTTGGAATTGCATCTTCTACAACATGGGCAGCATTTACAACAGCAGCATCTAATGGTTCTGTAAATTCAATGCATGATAGCTATACTCCAATTGGCGGAATGATGACAATGTTACAAATGCAATTA
This genomic interval carries:
- the kdpA gene encoding potassium-transporting ATPase subunit KdpA; protein product: MMSLILQYGVYLLILVVLAIPLGNYIGKVMNGERVFLSKILVPCESFIYKVLHVDKNEDMGWKKYSFSIIAFSLISLVILFFIHLCQGFLPLNPENIKGTSLDLAFNNAISFVTNTNWQAYSGESSLSYFTQMIGLTVQNFVSPAVGMCVLFALIRGFFRVNAKGIGNFWTDITRSILYVLIPLSVVLSLVLVSQGVVQNFRSYDTVSLVEPITLDDGTVVTEEIVPQGPAASQIAIKQLGTNGGGFFGVNSAHPLENPNVLTNLFEMISILLIPAALCFTFGRNIKDKRQGIAIFVAMGIMLVVAMGIIGVNEQNATPQLAMNGQVDISTINQPGGNMEGKESRFGIASSTTWAAFTTAASNGSVNSMHDSYTPIGGMMTMLQMQLGEVIFGGAGCGLYGMLAFAILTVFMAGLMVGRTPEYLGKKIEPFEMKMAVLVCLATPIAILIGSGIATLLPQTVHSLNNSGAHGFSEVLYAYSSAGGNNGSAFAGFGANTPFLNISIGIIMLFARFVPMLCTLAIAGSLVQKKKVAESSGTLPTHNMMFIGLLIFIVLLIGALSFFPALALGPIAEFFQMLG